In a genomic window of Thalassotalea piscium:
- the hflD gene encoding high frequency lysogenization protein HflD — protein sequence MQPLIEQTLTLAAICQVSHYVQRLSRHGQINDDELTLLLKSIMVTSPENTLEVYGGEYANIKVGLETLSLHLGNNAKQKDPEITRYVVSLLSLERRLNKHPKKLQELGERIVQCQRQLAHYDINSETLISSIASIYSDIISPLGTPIQVAGNPEILKQSINQHKIRSLLLAGIRSAVLWRQVGGKRRTILFSRAKIVNCAQDLLKRI from the coding sequence TAGCGGCTATTTGCCAAGTTTCACATTATGTTCAGCGTTTATCACGTCATGGGCAAATTAATGATGATGAACTTACCCTTCTACTAAAAAGTATTATGGTAACTTCGCCTGAAAATACACTAGAGGTGTATGGCGGCGAATATGCCAATATAAAAGTTGGATTAGAAACACTCAGTTTGCATCTAGGTAATAATGCTAAACAAAAAGATCCGGAAATAACACGTTATGTCGTTAGTTTGTTGAGCCTTGAAAGGCGTTTAAACAAACACCCAAAAAAATTACAAGAGCTAGGTGAACGAATTGTTCAATGTCAGCGTCAACTTGCCCATTATGACATTAATAGTGAAACGCTAATTTCCAGTATCGCCAGTATATATAGCGATATTATCAGCCCACTAGGCACGCCTATTCAAGTGGCTGGTAATCCAGAAATTCTAAAGCAATCGATCAACCAGCATAAAATACGATCATTGTTATTAGCAGGCATTAGAAGTGCCGTACTTTGGCGTCAAGTTGGCGGCAAACGCAGAACAATATTATTCTCTCGTGCCAAAATTGTTAATTGTGCACAAGACTTACTCAAAAGAATTTAA
- the purB gene encoding adenylosuccinate lyase: MELSALSAISPVDGRYGSKVTALRPIFSEYGLIKYRVTVEVRWLQKLAATAEINEVPMFSEQANQLLNAIVENFCEEDALRVKTIEATTNHDVKAVEYFLKEKVAANEELNAVTEFIHFACTSEDINNLSHGLMLKDCRENVLLPMVDEILAQLKVLANEYKSIPMMCRTHGQPASPSTMGKEFANVYMRVKRQRDQIANVEFLGKINGAVGNYNAHISAYPEVDWHGFSEEFVTSLGLSWNAFTTQIEPHDYIAELFDAIARLNTIIIDFDRDVWGYIALGHFKQKTVAGEIGSSTMPHKVNPIDFENSEGNLGIANALFSHLAQKLPVSRWQRDLTDSTVLRNLGVGFAHSLIAYQATLKGMSKLEVNEEALLAELDKNWEVLAEPVQTVMRRYGIEKPYEKLKELTRGKRVNGDSMREFIMTLELPESVKAELCQLTPASYIGRAVSFIAELD; the protein is encoded by the coding sequence ATGGAACTTTCAGCGTTAAGCGCAATATCACCAGTAGATGGTCGTTATGGCAGTAAAGTAACCGCATTACGCCCTATTTTTAGTGAATATGGCTTAATTAAATATAGAGTCACTGTTGAAGTAAGATGGTTACAAAAGCTCGCTGCAACAGCAGAAATTAATGAAGTTCCAATGTTTTCTGAGCAAGCTAATCAGCTATTAAATGCTATTGTTGAAAACTTTTGTGAAGAAGACGCTTTACGCGTTAAAACAATAGAAGCAACAACAAATCACGATGTTAAAGCGGTTGAGTATTTTTTGAAAGAAAAAGTAGCGGCTAACGAAGAACTTAATGCGGTAACCGAATTTATCCATTTCGCTTGTACTTCTGAAGATATTAACAACTTATCTCATGGCTTAATGCTAAAAGATTGTCGTGAAAACGTATTACTGCCAATGGTAGATGAAATTCTAGCCCAATTAAAAGTGTTGGCGAATGAATATAAATCAATTCCAATGATGTGCCGTACACATGGTCAACCTGCATCACCAAGCACAATGGGTAAAGAATTTGCTAATGTATATATGCGGGTTAAACGTCAACGCGACCAAATTGCTAACGTGGAGTTTTTAGGCAAAATTAATGGTGCCGTTGGTAACTATAACGCACACATATCTGCATACCCTGAAGTAGATTGGCATGGTTTTTCTGAAGAGTTTGTCACCTCATTAGGCTTATCATGGAATGCATTTACCACACAAATTGAACCACACGACTATATTGCCGAGCTATTTGATGCAATTGCACGATTGAATACTATAATTATCGATTTTGATCGCGATGTATGGGGTTATATCGCCCTAGGTCATTTTAAACAAAAAACGGTTGCTGGCGAAATAGGCTCTTCAACAATGCCTCATAAAGTTAACCCTATTGATTTTGAAAATTCAGAAGGTAACTTAGGGATCGCAAATGCTTTATTTAGTCATTTAGCACAAAAACTTCCCGTTTCTCGCTGGCAACGTGACTTAACAGACTCTACCGTTTTAAGAAATTTGGGCGTAGGTTTTGCTCATTCATTAATTGCTTATCAAGCAACATTAAAAGGTATGAGCAAATTAGAAGTTAACGAAGAAGCCTTACTCGCAGAGCTAGACAAAAATTGGGAAGTTTTAGCAGAACCGGTTCAAACAGTAATGCGTCGTTACGGAATAGAGAAGCCTTACGAGAAGCTGAAAGAATTAACCCGTGGTAAACGTGTTAATGGCGATTCTATGAGGGAGTTTATTATGACTCTCGAATTACCTGAGTCAGTTAAAGCCGAGCTTTGCCAATTAACGCCAGCATCTTATATTGGTCGTGCAGTATCTTTTATAGCTGAGCTTGACTAA
- a CDS encoding cupin domain-containing protein has translation MQTIQAINWGELTPEKFLNEYWQKKPLLIKQALPGFNGTIDANELAGLAMEQEIESRIISNDSDNNWQVNHGPFEDFEQFGEKNWTLLVQAVNNWSKDTDALIDLFNFIPRWRIDDVMVSFSTPNGGVGAHLDQYDVFILQGEGKRRWQVGAPDPNLTELLPHPDLKQVSNFTPIIDEITEAGDLLYIPPNHPHNGVSIENSLNFSIGFQAPSKQDLWSGFADRLIDDNLGVQRFADPTRSLSLSPELLSGKDISEIKMFMQSQLQNESFFNQFIGKYLTQSHHTLELLIPMEAFTNDQVKAFTDDDSIQFVPVSGVKSLIIVEPEQVLFINGDMFQLTENTLEVAKLLTGKQPISMLIAKTFINCLKSNQLLTNVLNKGYWYID, from the coding sequence ATGCAAACTATTCAAGCTATAAATTGGGGCGAGTTAACGCCTGAAAAATTTCTTAACGAATATTGGCAGAAAAAACCATTGTTAATTAAGCAAGCTTTGCCAGGCTTTAACGGAACTATTGATGCCAATGAATTAGCCGGCTTAGCAATGGAACAAGAAATTGAATCACGGATTATATCTAATGACAGTGATAATAATTGGCAAGTTAACCATGGACCTTTTGAGGACTTTGAACAATTTGGTGAAAAAAATTGGACCTTATTAGTGCAAGCTGTAAATAACTGGTCTAAAGATACTGATGCGCTAATTGATTTATTTAATTTTATTCCACGCTGGCGCATTGATGATGTAATGGTGAGTTTTTCTACGCCAAATGGAGGGGTTGGTGCTCATTTAGATCAGTACGATGTTTTTATTTTACAAGGAGAAGGAAAAAGACGTTGGCAAGTAGGTGCGCCAGACCCAAACTTAACAGAATTACTACCACACCCTGATCTTAAACAAGTATCTAACTTCACTCCAATTATTGATGAAATAACCGAAGCCGGTGATTTACTTTATATTCCACCGAACCATCCACATAACGGTGTTTCCATTGAAAATTCTTTAAATTTTTCCATTGGTTTCCAAGCACCTAGTAAACAAGATTTATGGTCAGGTTTTGCAGATAGACTTATTGATGATAATTTGGGCGTTCAGCGTTTTGCTGATCCAACACGATCATTATCGTTATCACCAGAGTTACTAAGCGGTAAAGACATTTCAGAGATTAAAATGTTTATGCAATCTCAACTACAGAATGAATCGTTCTTTAACCAATTTATTGGTAAGTATTTAACGCAAAGTCATCATACTTTAGAGCTTCTTATTCCTATGGAAGCGTTTACAAATGATCAAGTAAAAGCCTTTACCGACGACGACAGTATCCAATTTGTGCCAGTATCAGGAGTAAAATCGTTAATAATTGTTGAACCTGAACAAGTATTATTTATCAATGGTGATATGTTCCAACTTACTGAAAACACGTTAGAAGTTGCAAAACTATTAACTGGTAAGCAACCCATTTCAATGTTAATAGCAAAAACTTTTATTAATTGTTTGAAAAGCAATCAATTGTTAACTAATGTTTTAAATAAGGGTTATTGGTATATAGATTAA
- a CDS encoding GNAT family N-acetyltransferase, translating into MTFSVSRVQWEQAAPLLKIIRERVFVCERRIPKQVEFDRRDHHATHILVCDDYSQEPIATGRIFSTGEISRIAVIPSFRKHKVDKLILNALLIIAKEHNLNEVFIYSPLDAVQHFRDNNFIPSGAVFMEAGMPKQRVVCSLEDITDTKVYLSH; encoded by the coding sequence ATGACCTTCAGCGTTAGCAGAGTGCAATGGGAGCAAGCAGCCCCTCTTTTAAAGATCATCAGAGAAAGAGTCTTTGTTTGTGAACGACGCATTCCCAAACAAGTAGAATTTGACCGCAGAGATCACCACGCAACACATATACTTGTTTGCGACGATTATAGTCAGGAGCCTATTGCTACTGGAAGAATATTTTCTACTGGAGAAATTAGCCGAATTGCGGTAATACCGAGCTTTAGAAAGCATAAAGTTGATAAATTAATATTAAACGCGTTACTGATCATTGCAAAAGAGCACAACCTAAATGAAGTTTTTATATATAGTCCATTAGATGCTGTGCAGCATTTTAGAGATAACAATTTTATCCCATCAGGAGCGGTCTTTATGGAAGCGGGTATGCCAAAACAAAGAGTGGTTTGCTCGCTTGAAGATATTACCGACACAAAAGTATACCTTAGTCATTAA
- a CDS encoding Glu/Leu/Phe/Val family dehydrogenase has product MSFFNLVDFDDHEQVVYCSDKKTGLKAIIAVHSTALGPAAGGCRFWDYANDESALTDVLRLSRGMTYKNAMAGLKLGGGKAVIIGDPKSLKSPELFKAFGKAVNNLAGRYYTAEDVNINTDDMGIVNQITDYVAGLDGKSGNPAPFTALGTFLGLKAAVKFKLGTDDLTGIKVAVQGLGSVGYSLCQRLHAAGAKLIVTDINPVALEKAATEFNAEVVGLDDIYDQDVDVYSPCALGASINDGTISRLKASIIAGCANNQLAEPKHDQLLKDKSILYVPDYVINAGGIINVSLEIQAETYCADKATKMVERIYDTLMNVFETAKQQDKPTGIVADEMARAIIAKGNK; this is encoded by the coding sequence GTGTCATTTTTTAATTTAGTAGATTTTGATGATCACGAGCAAGTTGTTTACTGTAGTGATAAAAAAACTGGTTTAAAAGCTATTATTGCAGTACATAGTACCGCATTAGGCCCTGCAGCTGGTGGGTGTCGCTTTTGGGATTATGCAAACGATGAATCAGCATTGACCGATGTATTAAGACTTTCACGTGGCATGACATATAAAAATGCGATGGCGGGCTTAAAACTAGGTGGTGGTAAAGCCGTTATAATCGGTGACCCTAAGTCATTAAAGTCTCCTGAGTTGTTCAAAGCTTTTGGTAAAGCAGTTAATAATCTTGCTGGTCGTTATTACACCGCAGAAGATGTCAATATTAATACTGATGATATGGGCATTGTTAATCAAATTACAGATTATGTTGCTGGGCTTGATGGTAAAAGTGGTAACCCTGCGCCATTTACTGCATTAGGTACTTTCTTAGGCCTTAAGGCTGCGGTTAAATTTAAACTAGGTACTGATGACTTAACAGGTATAAAGGTTGCTGTGCAAGGTTTAGGTAGTGTTGGTTACAGTTTATGTCAACGACTACATGCAGCTGGTGCTAAACTTATTGTTACTGATATTAATCCTGTTGCACTAGAAAAGGCTGCTACAGAGTTTAATGCTGAGGTTGTTGGCTTAGACGATATTTACGATCAAGATGTTGATGTATATTCTCCATGTGCTCTAGGTGCTTCAATTAACGACGGTACCATCTCGCGACTTAAAGCTTCAATTATTGCTGGTTGTGCCAACAACCAACTCGCTGAACCAAAGCATGACCAATTGTTGAAGGATAAATCAATACTTTATGTACCAGACTATGTCATTAACGCAGGTGGTATTATTAACGTATCTTTAGAAATACAAGCTGAAACTTACTGTGCTGATAAAGCAACTAAGATGGTAGAACGTATTTACGATACCCTGATGAATGTTTTTGAAACGGCTAAACAGCAAGACAAACCTACAGGTATTGTTGCAGATGAAATGGCACGAGCTATTATCGCTAAAGGTAACAAGTAA
- a CDS encoding ABC transporter substrate-binding protein, translating to MKFFFLFVLFFVSIPAQSAKFKVVFINPGNPDQNTTGDFWSNVTLFMSAAASDLDIELVTYYAYRDHIFMKSIAEQVLIEKPEFVILVNEKDQALPLIKRLTSANVKIFSLLNRISKSDYAQLSKQQQSNIKGSVVPDNFGVGKKLLNGLLSTYNQASNITKPINLLALQGDYSTPASIAREQGLLSALSANNNINLIDSTVANWSSEQAYNKVKGIIKRTPIDIIWAANDPMAFGAKKAISELALSYPVVIGGINWDVENPKYPIALSFGGHVTLGAQAIIMLEGIHTNNLPVEQTNQKLDIFESSISSHHAKFSELLATKSIDEYDFSQFSYSTDKPLIFTIGNLLSTYGL from the coding sequence TTGAAATTTTTCTTTTTATTCGTATTGTTTTTCGTTTCAATACCCGCCCAATCAGCTAAATTTAAAGTGGTTTTTATTAACCCTGGTAATCCTGATCAGAATACCACGGGTGACTTTTGGTCAAACGTGACACTTTTTATGTCAGCTGCTGCGTCAGATTTAGACATAGAATTAGTGACATACTATGCTTATCGTGATCATATTTTTATGAAGTCGATAGCAGAACAAGTGCTCATTGAAAAGCCTGAATTTGTTATTTTAGTTAATGAAAAAGATCAAGCGTTACCGCTAATTAAACGCTTAACTTCAGCTAACGTCAAAATATTTTCATTACTTAATAGAATCAGTAAAAGCGACTATGCACAATTATCTAAGCAACAACAATCTAATATAAAAGGCAGTGTTGTACCAGATAACTTCGGTGTGGGTAAAAAACTGCTTAATGGCTTATTATCTACCTATAATCAAGCTTCTAACATAACCAAACCTATAAATTTATTAGCACTGCAAGGTGACTACTCTACTCCTGCATCTATCGCCCGCGAGCAAGGTTTGCTAAGTGCACTTTCAGCTAACAACAATATTAATTTGATTGATAGTACAGTTGCTAATTGGTCTAGCGAGCAGGCTTATAATAAAGTGAAGGGTATTATCAAGCGAACGCCTATTGATATAATTTGGGCTGCAAATGATCCAATGGCTTTTGGTGCTAAAAAAGCTATTTCTGAATTAGCGCTGTCATACCCAGTAGTTATTGGTGGGATTAATTGGGATGTAGAAAACCCGAAGTATCCTATCGCACTCTCTTTTGGTGGTCATGTCACGCTAGGTGCTCAAGCAATAATAATGCTAGAGGGGATACATACTAATAACCTACCCGTAGAGCAAACTAATCAAAAGCTTGATATATTTGAGTCAAGTATTTCAAGTCATCATGCTAAGTTCAGCGAACTTTTAGCCACGAAAAGTATTGATGAATACGATTTTTCACAATTTAGTTACTCTACAGATAAACCGTTAATTTTTACTATTGGAAACTTACTGAGTACCTATGGGCTTTAA
- the ydiJ gene encoding D-2-hydroxyglutarate dehydrogenase YdiJ: MLPRLDSQELLAPLYQKYAKTLSSSHYTGEISTSYGARLSVATDNSIYQQLPQLVLHPKSVGDIQIISSLASEKSYESIKFSARGGGTGTNGQSLTPGIVIDLSKYMNRILEINIAENWVRVEAGVVKDQLNDYLRPYGYFFSPDLSTSNRATIGGMVNTDASGQGSLVYGKTSDHVLGLTSVLANGELLQTQPITVLEAQKIAAGNCSYGNILKQVVATSIDKREKILAKFPRLNRFLTGYDLEHAVSDDLQTIDVSRLITGSEGSLAIVCEAKLNLTPISKAKTLINIKYDSFDSALRHSPTLVKANATSVETIDSKVLNLAKQDIIWHSVSNLITDVKDKEMDGINIVEYNGKDIESLAEQVRELTVQLDHDIDNNTGVIGYQVTSDPSSISKLYAMRKKAVGLLGNTKGRQKPLAFAEDTAVPPEHLADFIAEFRQLLDSYQLHYGMFGHVDAGVLHVRPALDMCDPEQEKLLRIISDKVVALTAKYGGLMWGEHGKGYRSEYGPEFFGEELFTELRKIKTVFDPNNKMNPGKICTPIDSSDRLVSVDDTKRGTFDRTINIKVKDSFTSVMDCNGNGLCFNYDVDSPMCPSSKVTRDRRHSPKGRAGLMREWLRLLEQKGVNVLNLEQNINGWSVKQLIDKVKNRFTSTNEDDFSHEVMEAMSGCLACKACASQCPIKVDVPDFRARFVNLYHSRYFRPLKDHLVANVELLTPLMAKSPKLVNKVLSSSIYDKLSQATIGYVDTPLLSVPTLIEQVKQLGFESFELAKFTAMTPQQRENYVFIVQDPFTSFYDADVVANMMKLVAKLGVKPVLLPFKPNGKPQHVKGFLKRFANTATNTSQFFNKLSQLSIPMIGLDASLVLCYRDEYKQILKGNRGDFEILLAHEWLITLLDHQNVKSIKANSNIEFKLFAHCTEKTALAGSENQWQQIFNAFGLSLTSVAVGCCGMAGTYGHEKVNLDNSTELYKMSWQDKISLLQPEQIVATGYSCRSQVKRLGNVQTRHPIEVILHHIE, from the coding sequence ATGTTGCCTCGGTTAGACTCTCAAGAGCTACTCGCTCCTTTATATCAAAAGTATGCAAAAACTTTATCTTCTAGTCACTATACTGGCGAAATTAGTACAAGTTATGGTGCGCGCCTATCAGTGGCAACCGATAATAGTATTTATCAGCAATTACCCCAGTTAGTTTTACACCCAAAGTCAGTAGGTGATATTCAAATAATTTCTTCATTGGCCAGTGAAAAGAGTTATGAATCAATAAAGTTTAGTGCAAGAGGCGGTGGTACTGGAACGAATGGGCAAAGTTTAACGCCTGGGATAGTTATCGATTTATCAAAATACATGAATCGTATTTTAGAGATAAACATAGCAGAAAACTGGGTTCGCGTTGAAGCAGGTGTTGTTAAAGATCAGCTAAATGATTATCTGCGACCTTATGGTTATTTTTTCTCACCTGATTTATCAACCAGTAATAGAGCAACTATTGGTGGCATGGTAAATACAGACGCCTCAGGACAGGGGTCATTAGTTTATGGAAAAACTTCTGATCATGTTTTAGGGTTAACCTCTGTACTTGCTAATGGTGAACTATTACAAACGCAACCAATTACTGTATTAGAAGCGCAAAAAATAGCTGCTGGAAATTGCAGCTATGGCAATATACTTAAACAAGTAGTTGCAACTAGTATTGATAAGAGAGAAAAAATATTAGCTAAATTTCCACGGTTAAATCGATTTTTAACAGGGTATGACCTTGAGCATGCGGTTTCAGATGACTTACAAACGATAGATGTTTCTCGCTTAATTACCGGTTCAGAAGGTTCTTTAGCTATTGTATGTGAAGCTAAATTAAATTTAACGCCTATATCTAAAGCGAAAACTTTGATCAACATAAAGTACGACAGTTTTGATTCAGCATTACGACATTCGCCAACTTTAGTAAAAGCAAATGCTACCTCAGTAGAAACAATTGACTCAAAAGTCCTTAATTTAGCGAAACAAGACATTATTTGGCATTCCGTTAGCAATTTGATTACTGACGTTAAAGACAAAGAAATGGATGGTATCAACATTGTTGAATACAACGGTAAAGATATTGAATCGCTGGCCGAACAGGTAAGAGAGCTAACAGTACAACTTGATCACGATATTGACAATAATACTGGTGTAATTGGTTATCAAGTAACTTCTGATCCAAGCAGTATTAGTAAACTTTATGCAATGCGTAAAAAGGCCGTTGGTTTATTAGGTAATACTAAAGGCCGCCAAAAACCATTAGCATTTGCCGAAGATACAGCAGTGCCTCCTGAGCATTTAGCTGACTTTATTGCTGAGTTTCGCCAACTACTTGATAGCTACCAATTACATTACGGTATGTTTGGACATGTTGATGCAGGCGTTTTACACGTTAGACCAGCATTAGATATGTGTGACCCAGAGCAAGAAAAACTGCTCAGAATAATTTCTGACAAAGTAGTTGCGTTAACCGCCAAATATGGAGGATTAATGTGGGGTGAACATGGCAAAGGCTACCGAAGTGAATATGGGCCAGAGTTTTTTGGTGAAGAATTATTTACTGAATTGAGAAAGATTAAAACGGTATTCGATCCAAATAATAAAATGAATCCTGGAAAAATTTGCACCCCGATAGATTCTAGTGATCGTTTAGTGTCAGTTGACGATACCAAACGTGGCACCTTTGACCGTACTATTAATATAAAAGTTAAAGACTCTTTTACTTCAGTCATGGATTGTAATGGTAACGGTTTATGTTTTAATTATGACGTTGATAGCCCTATGTGCCCGTCAAGCAAGGTTACGCGTGACCGAAGGCATTCACCGAAAGGTAGAGCAGGGTTGATGCGAGAGTGGTTGCGTCTGCTGGAACAAAAAGGCGTTAACGTTTTAAATTTAGAACAAAATATTAATGGTTGGTCGGTAAAACAACTCATAGACAAAGTAAAAAATCGTTTTACTAGCACCAATGAAGATGACTTTTCTCATGAAGTCATGGAAGCTATGTCTGGTTGCTTAGCCTGTAAGGCATGTGCAAGTCAGTGTCCAATTAAAGTTGATGTACCAGACTTTAGAGCGCGCTTTGTAAACTTATATCACTCGCGATACTTTAGGCCGCTTAAAGATCATCTTGTTGCTAATGTCGAATTACTAACGCCATTAATGGCTAAATCACCAAAGCTGGTAAACAAAGTATTATCTTCTTCAATATACGACAAGCTTTCACAAGCAACTATTGGCTATGTTGATACACCGTTACTTTCTGTGCCAACATTAATCGAGCAAGTTAAACAATTAGGGTTTGAATCTTTTGAGCTAGCTAAGTTTACTGCGATGACGCCACAGCAACGAGAAAATTATGTGTTTATTGTTCAAGACCCCTTTACTTCATTTTACGATGCAGATGTTGTAGCAAATATGATGAAACTAGTTGCTAAACTTGGGGTTAAGCCTGTGTTGCTGCCATTTAAACCAAACGGTAAGCCACAGCATGTTAAAGGGTTTTTAAAACGTTTTGCGAACACAGCCACTAACACAAGTCAGTTCTTTAATAAGTTAAGTCAGCTGTCTATTCCTATGATAGGCTTAGATGCTTCACTAGTGTTATGTTATCGAGACGAGTACAAACAAATCCTTAAAGGCAACAGAGGGGACTTTGAAATCCTACTTGCACACGAATGGTTAATTACTTTACTCGATCATCAAAATGTTAAATCAATAAAGGCTAATAGCAATATTGAGTTTAAACTATTTGCCCATTGCACAGAAAAAACAGCTTTAGCCGGAAGTGAAAACCAATGGCAGCAAATCTTTAATGCCTTTGGCTTATCGTTAACAAGTGTTGCCGTAGGGTGTTGCGGAATGGCCGGAACTTATGGCCACGAAAAGGTTAATTTAGATAACTCTACTGAGCTTTATAAAATGAGTTGGCAAGATAAAATTTCACTATTACAGCCTGAACAAATTGTAGCTACCGGGTACTCATGTCGTAGCCAAGTTAAGCGCTTAGGTAATGTGCAAACTCGCCACCCGATTGAAGTTATTTTGCATCATATTGAATAA
- a CDS encoding iron-containing alcohol dehydrogenase: MLHTLIIKIRAQVNKLLDIPFPTLISGEGSIKQSPTQLIQLKAHKPFIVTDAVLVKLGIVKMLTDALTEARIDYYIFDQVTPDPTTEIVNNGLTHYRDNHCDSFIALGGGSVMDCAKGIAASITKNKDIKQLKGLFRIRASLPPFIAIPTTAGTGSEATLVAVITESIKKQKFTIIDPVLVPDIAIVDPLLMVGLPPKITAETGIDALTHAIESYSGLHSTELTKAYSCDAVYRIFNYLPLAYTNGKDLDARREMSIASFNAGVAFTRTSIGYVHAIAHQLGGYYHIPHGLANAVLLPHIMEFSFNHSIYSYADLAISAGLATTTDTKLSAAKKLVNGVKMLNEQLNIQTGFKELKAEDITILAKRAIKEAYCEYPVPRQMTVSQCEEILSKLLV; this comes from the coding sequence ATGCTGCATACTCTGATCATAAAAATACGTGCGCAGGTCAATAAATTACTTGATATTCCTTTTCCTACCTTAATATCGGGAGAGGGAAGCATTAAACAGTCGCCAACCCAGTTAATTCAACTTAAAGCGCATAAGCCGTTTATTGTGACAGATGCTGTTTTAGTAAAGCTTGGTATTGTCAAAATGCTCACTGATGCTTTAACTGAAGCTCGTATTGATTATTATATATTTGATCAAGTGACCCCAGACCCTACAACTGAAATTGTTAATAACGGCTTAACACACTATCGCGATAATCATTGCGATAGTTTTATCGCGTTAGGTGGCGGATCTGTAATGGATTGCGCCAAAGGCATTGCTGCTTCAATAACAAAAAATAAAGATATAAAACAATTGAAAGGCTTATTTCGTATTAGAGCATCGTTGCCACCGTTTATTGCTATTCCTACTACAGCGGGGACCGGCTCGGAAGCTACTCTTGTTGCTGTGATTACAGAGTCTATAAAGAAGCAAAAGTTTACAATTATCGACCCTGTGTTAGTACCTGATATTGCGATTGTAGATCCATTATTAATGGTTGGTTTACCGCCTAAAATAACAGCTGAAACTGGTATCGATGCACTGACACATGCAATTGAATCTTATAGCGGCCTTCATTCAACTGAGCTTACTAAAGCGTATAGCTGCGATGCTGTGTATAGAATTTTTAATTACTTACCGCTTGCTTATACAAATGGGAAAGATTTAGATGCGCGCAGAGAAATGTCTATTGCGAGCTTTAATGCAGGCGTAGCCTTTACACGCACTTCTATTGGGTATGTGCACGCTATCGCTCACCAGTTAGGTGGTTATTACCACATACCTCATGGGCTGGCGAATGCTGTTCTTCTACCTCATATTATGGAGTTCTCGTTTAATCACTCTATCTACAGTTATGCAGATCTTGCAATTAGTGCAGGATTAGCAACAACGACAGATACAAAGCTTTCAGCGGCTAAAAAATTAGTTAATGGAGTTAAAATGTTAAATGAACAACTCAATATACAAACGGGATTTAAAGAATTAAAAGCTGAAGATATAACTATTTTAGCTAAGCGGGCAATTAAAGAGGCTTATTGTGAATACCCTGTGCCAAGACAGATGACAGTTTCACAATGTGAAGAAATATTATCTAAACTACTCGTTTAA